GATCTGAATAGCGTTTCAGAAAAAATTGGAAGTAGAAAACCTGTTTGAAAATTTATTTTTTGCATATTCCCCCCTGCCATACTGATGTCAGTGGTTATGCGTATAATTAATCAAAATATAATTCAATTTACAACTTTAACCACTGAAGAGATAGTATGAACATTACCATTCATCACGGTACTCATGAAATTGGCGGTTCCTGTGTTGAAATATCAAGCGGTGAAAACAGAATAGTAATCGATATAGGAATGCCTCTTGTTGAAGAATCAGGAGAGAGATTCGATTCAAAAATTTGCAAGACATTATCGCCATCTGAACTAGTAAAAGAAAAAATACTTCCAGACATAAAAGGCATATACAAGTCTAATAAAGGGGACAAACCGATTGACTGGTTGTTTATTTCCCATTCCCATATCGACCACTACGGAATCTATACTTTTCTGCGTGATGATATATATTACTATGTTGGCGAAAAGGCAAAAAAACTTATTGATTTAACAACTTTGTTTCTTAATTTTAACGGAGATATAAACAAATGCACTTATCTTGAAAGCGGCAAAGAGATTAAGGTCGGCAACTTCACTATCACTCTGTATTTAATGGACCATACCGCATTTGATGCCTATGGCTTTTTGATTGAATGTGAAGGTAAGAAAATATTTTATTCAGGTGATTTCAGAGAACACGAAAGGAAGGGAAAGGCATTTGATTATTTTCTTAGCAAAGTTCCAGAAAATATAGACGCACTTCTTCTTGAAGGTTCGTTGGTAGGGAGTGAAAGGAGCATAACTAAGTCGGAAGAGGATATCGAGAATGACATAGTCAAGACTATAAACAACACTGATAAAATCGTCTTTGGCGTTTCAAGTTCGCAGAATATAGACAGGTTAGTCTCATTCTTCAAGGCGGCGCGCAGGACAAAGCGGCTTTTTGTGAGCGATGTTTACACGTCGAATGTGCTTGCTGAAATAGGAGGAAAAACCATTCCTCATACTTCAAAGGGGTATGGCAATATCAGAGTCTATTTTTTCCCACAATATACCTGCAATAAACTTGTGAAGAAAAAAAGGGAAAAAATGATTTACAAATTTTACCCTTATAAAATCTCTATGGCGGAAATTTCAGAAAACCCCGGAAACATTGTGATGATGGTGAGGATGTCAATGGTGCGTGAGCTTTCTCTTATTAAAGGGATAGAAGGCGCGTCGGTCATTTACTCCATGTGGAACGGTTATCTCGAGGAAAATTCATCAAAAAGATTCATTGATTTTATGGAAGAAAAAAATATGCAATTAATCAAACATCACACAAGCGGGCACGCAACTATTGCCACTCTTGAGAAGTTCGTAAAGAAGACCAAGCCCAAGATGATTATTCCTATTCACACATTCAGTCTGGATAAATATGCCGGGATTTTTCCTTCAGAAAAAGTGATTTCCGTAAATGATAGAGAATTGATAACGAGTTAAGTTTCTCACTGAATCTGAACCGAATCTTAATCGTCATGGGAAACAGTACCAGAGATAGGCGTTAAAAATGTGCCACCTTGTGCGGTATAACCTGATAAGCTGTTCATCTGAAGAAGAGACAGCTTATGATAGACAAAGAGGCGTAAATGAATGTTTTGTCACTGAGAAAGCAGGAGGATTCTTACCACCAGATTGCACGGGTGATGGTGGGGGTGTCCGTCGGATTGTGAGGGGTTATCTAGGAGAGCAGGGAATTCCTGTGCACAGGAAAGTTCGCCACAGGAGCAAGCTGAGGCTTACAAGCCGCTTATTGAAGGCTGGTTTGCGCAGGATGATTTTAAGGCAATACGCATTCACGATTTGCTTTGTATTCAGGGATTTGACGGTTCCTACGAAATTGTGCGGCGTTATGTAGACGGCGTAAAAAAGAAACACGGCCACCAGGCCTATATCCCTTTTGAGACGATGCCCGGTTCAACAGGCTCAGGTTGACTTTGGGGATTTTCAGGTAATTGAGCCTGACAGTTCAACAAAGACGGTTTACGCATTCATTATGGCGCTGGGTTATTACCGGCATATGTATGTTGAGTTTATCGAGAGATGCATATTGCTCAATTTTTTGGCCTGCCACCAGCATGCTTTTGGATTTTTCGGTGCTGGTCCGACAGAGGTTTCTGTGAAAATATAAAGAATGTAGTTATAAAGCGCAAAAACACCGGATTATCTGGAACAGAGAGTTTGAAGCGTTATTTATGCATTACGGCATCAAGGCGATGGTTACTCGGCCCTATGTTCTTTGGGTCAAGGGCAGAGTGGAACGCCCCATTGATTATATTCGCGAGCTTTTCTGGCGGGGCTACGATTACAGGGGCATTCCCAAAGCCAACGGCGACATTCGCGTGTGGCTACTCCCAACATTTTTTCACCTTATGATTAAAAATATTCTCATTTAAAGGCATAGTTAGCAACTTATCCAAATAAATAACTAAAAGAAAAGCACTGCTGTGCTATGGAAAAATCTCCGGCTTTAACTATGGATTTATTATGGCTTTGATGTCAGGAACGGATTGATGTGGGTATTTGACGATGACTGGCTGGTTACTACTTTGCAATTTTGGCCTTGATGTATATGTATACACGAGGCGCTCCTTAAGAAGAAACTTACCGAAGAAACAATCCGTGTTGTAGAGAAGGAAGTAGAGCTTGCCCTTTCAGCATATGAACGGCTCACGCTTAAATCACTGATGGAAGGAAAACTTTATAAATTTGATGTAAGACAGGAAGAGACTCTTTCAAAAGACAATAACTCCAAAATCATTATCGGTTTTTCCGACTTATGGGTGTTTCTGTCTGTAGAATCATACTGGATTGACAAGATTGACAAAGGTATGAAATTTGCAATTTTTAATACAGAAACAAAAGGAAGAATTAAATATAGAAATGTGACACTATAAAAAAAACTTGTAAAAGAGGTTAATTTGTAAAGTGCGCAGGTCCGCTCTTCTGCATCTATCAATCCATTCTTTCAGGGTCATCAATCCTGCAGGGTTTCTTCAGATACTTTTTTGCATAGTCATAAAGATAGGCATAATCTTTTGAATATTCCTTATAACTGAGGACCGCTAAATATCTTTTTTTTGCTTCTTCTCTATGGTTTAAAAAATCGTTTATCATGCCGATTCTCATTTCTGCCATTGGGAATACCCATATATTTTTTGCCCTTTCAGATGCAAGGATGCTGTTATAAAATTCAAGCGCTTTTGAAAAGTCTTTTTTTATCCAGCAGATTTCTCCCCGCAGAAATTTTGTTTTTGTTTCCCATATGCCTTTGAAGTGCTTATTATTTTTTTTCCCCTCATTAAACATAAAGTCTGCCGTTTTCACCGCTTCACTCCATTTTTCCAGTCTTGCATTGACGATTGCATAAAGATAGTGAAACTGAGGATTGTTTGGATATTTCATTTTTAACTTTGAAATAACGGGAAGTGCTGATTTATAATCCTTTTCGAGATAGATATAAATATTTGCAAGGGCAATTAGTGCTTCTGTTTTGGCATATCTTCCTTTTTCTGCACATTCTTTAAGTTTTTCAAGTCCCCCTTTTCTGTCTCCAGAGAAGGAGATAAGGTAAGTGAGAATTTTTATTGTCTTTGGAAGTTTATCAAGAAAGTAGTCATACATTCCTAGTCCGAGATAAATATCCTTTTCATCAGGATTAAGATTATAAGCATTATTAAGATATTTTCTGCCTTTATAGGCGTTGACAAACCCGGAAAACCACTTGCGTTTTATAATACTGATTGCCCCTTTGTAACCGTATGCACCACCAAGATAGAGGAGTGCAGATGCTTTTTCTCTATTATCTGTTGATTTGCTTGTAGATTCTTCTGCTTTTTCAATTGTTTTATCAATCCATTCTTCAAAATCAGATAAAGCATCCATATCGCTTTCGAAGTAGATTTTATTCCAATAAATCATCGATGTATAAAAGTAGCCTTCAGGTCTGAGGGGTTTTAACTCAATTGCTCTTCTGAATTGTTCTTTTGCTTTGTTTCTGTCAAGGTTATAAAGATATTCAATTCCTGATTCAATCCTTTGCGAGAATTCTATTTCGGCATCTGTGATTATTTCTGCAGAAAAGGAAACTGAGGAGAAAAGAATTGTAAAAAGTAAAATTGATAAAAGTATATTAAACGCTATATTTGTTTGGTGTAGCTTATTAGGTAATGTTTTTCTCATTTTTTTGTAAAATAATTTCGCGGGTAATCGTTCCGTCAAAACCGTTGACATAGATTATGTCATTATCACTAATTAAATTGCAGATATTTTCGACTGATACTACTGCAGGAATTCCGTATTCTCTTGCAATAATAGCACTATGAGAAAGCATACCACCTGCCTGAGAAATTACAGCGCCTGCTTTTGCAAACAGAGGCGACCATCCAATATCAGAGTAAGGTATTACTATAATATCTCCTTTTTTGACTTTGGGGAAATCCTGAACACCTTTAATGACTTTTGCTTTACCCTTATAATAACCGCCTGAAGCAGGTATGCCTTTAAATTCATTACTGTTGTCTTCGGATAATAGCGGAGGTTCTTTATATCCGAAAATAGTTGAAGGAACATTATTTACAGATTCATATTTTTTTAGCTTTTCCTTTCGTCTCGAGATTACGTCACGCAGTTTTTTGCAGTCATTAATTTTTTCCGAATCTTTTATTTCATCTATCTTAAGATAAAATATATCTTCCCTTTCCTCTATGAAATTTCTCTCTTTCAGAACTTCGCCTATGCGGAGAAATAAATCCCTGAATAGAGAGAAACCGAGATTATATGTAAAACTCACTCTTTCCTTATACTCTTGGCATTTTGCAGATTTTAAAAATAGTTTTTCGTGTCTCCTATTTATGAATTTCTCTTTTTTTTCTCTATGCGCATATATATTTCCGCTCTCTGCATTTATAAGTTTTAGAATCGCGTCTTTGTTTTCCTTCCATTGAGGCACTGAAAAATCATTTCCACTGTCGCTAAGGTGGCCGAATCTATCAAAGAAAATTTGAAACTCTTTCTTTAATTCATTAATGTTTTCCATTGCCTTAATATCTTCATATGATGCATTCTTTATTTTTTCTTGCGTTTCAGAAGGTAAGGCTTCAATAATGACTTTAAGTTGTGAAAGAAAAATATTGGGATTAATGTCTTTCGTGTTTTCGGGAATAACTTCCTTCATTTTGATATTCTTTAATGATGAAAATGATTCTAGTCTCTTGTAATGAAACCCTGAGAAGAAAAAGGCGATAAGATAATAATAAGCCATTTCATTGTTCACGTTAAAAAGCTCATCATATGTATTTAGTAAATCTGGAATAGATCCAGATTTTTCAACATCCGACTTTATCTTTTTAATAGTTTCTTCCCATACGTTGAGTTTAACGGTTATCTCTTTCTCATATGATAAAAGAAGGTAAAATATAAATGATAGAAGGCGCGGAATATGCTTAAGCATTTTTAGTTTGGGCTTAAAAAATTTTTTAAAATTGAACTCTTCGTCAATTCCGAGGAATCCTTCGATTGCATGCCTGTCTATACCAATAGACTGAAGAATATCTCCTATAACTCCCATATTAAAATATGATCTGCCGTAAAACTGTTTTGCCAATTCATCAACATTAATATTATTTTTACCTATCAATTCAGTTAAAAGTTTTTTCCACGCACCATTTACAAGAGGAATATTTACGTCCCAAACCAAGGGTTTGATTATTCCCGGCATAAATTCGCGGGAAATTCTGTTTGAAAAAAGAGGGTCTATCCCCCTTGTGGTTATGTTTCTTACCTGAACAAAATAGATTTCCTTCCCGTCATAAACCCATTCAATGTCAACAGGAAATTTTAAATTGCTTTCAATTGACAGTGATTTTTTTACAAGAAGAGATATGATGTCATCGAATTCTGATAAAGCGCAGGGACTCTTATTGATTAACCTTTCTTTTCTGAAAACCCATCTCATTGGGGTTGCACCTTTTTGTATGAGTTTATCACCTCTCCCTTCAATTGCCTCTATTATGGTTTCCTTGAATCCGGTTACGGGATTCCTTGTAAAAAGTACACCTGATAACACCGGATTTATCATTTCCTGAATTATAACCGCCATCTGTCTGTTGTTTTTCGGAAGTCCTGTTTTTGCAACATAGGACTCTATATTTGTGGTGTCTAAAGATTGCCATATTTTTTGAACTGCCTTTAGAATTTCAGATGTACCCTTAATGTCAAGGTAAGTGCTGAAAAGACCTGCAGATGAAAACCTTTTTCCGTCTTCAATATTTGAAGATGACCTTACAGCATAGAAACATTTGTCAGGTATCTCTTTTTCAATATCATTTTTCAGTTTTTTTAAACCATCATCTTTGTTGCTGAGGCATCTGTTTCTCACTTCATATGGAATTAGGAAGGTTTTTGGTATGTTATATCCTTTTTTTGCAAGCAGAATAAGTCCTGCTGCTTTTTCCCCAAAATCACCATTTTCGCGTTTATTTAAAAAATCTTCAAGCTTGTAGATGTTTTTCATTTAATTTTCTTTGCCTGTCAGTATGCCATAATAGGCAAAATCATCACGCTCAGCTTTGTTGGTAAAGTAAAGGATTGGGATTATAAATGTTATAAAAATTAAAACTTCTTTTTTTCCTGTTACAAAGTAAAGTATAGGAATAAGCGATAGTAGAAAGAGATTATAGGAAATAACCGCATTTTTTGTGAGCATAAGAGTAATAA
The Candidatus Schekmanbacteria bacterium DNA segment above includes these coding regions:
- a CDS encoding MBL fold metallo-hydrolase — translated: MNITIHHGTHEIGGSCVEISSGENRIVIDIGMPLVEESGERFDSKICKTLSPSELVKEKILPDIKGIYKSNKGDKPIDWLFISHSHIDHYGIYTFLRDDIYYYVGEKAKKLIDLTTLFLNFNGDINKCTYLESGKEIKVGNFTITLYLMDHTAFDAYGFLIECEGKKIFYSGDFREHERKGKAFDYFLSKVPENIDALLLEGSLVGSERSITKSEEDIENDIVKTINNTDKIVFGVSSSQNIDRLVSFFKAARRTKRLFVSDVYTSNVLAEIGGKTIPHTSKGYGNIRVYFFPQYTCNKLVKKKREKMIYKFYPYKISMAEISENPGNIVMMVRMSMVRELSLIKGIEGASVIYSMWNGYLEENSSKRFIDFMEEKNMQLIKHHTSGHATIATLEKFVKKTKPKMIIPIHTFSLDKYAGIFPSEKVISVNDRELITS